A DNA window from Theobroma cacao cultivar B97-61/B2 chromosome 5, Criollo_cocoa_genome_V2, whole genome shotgun sequence contains the following coding sequences:
- the LOC18599462 gene encoding uncharacterized protein LOC18599462: protein MSETRPVPRRESPWGLPEGEHRQPKAHRCNDRAEDVIQACFEGSPFKTVPGPFKLFWQCMRSKPGEEPTEPYMYLQLDPPKRGDA from the exons ATGAGTGAGACAAGGCCAGTTCCTAGGAGAGAGAGTCCATGGGGATTGCCAGAAGGAGAGCATCGACAGCCCAAGGCTCATCGTTGCAACGATCGAGCTGAAGATGTTATCCAA GCTTGTTTTGAGGGAAGCCCATTTAAGACAGTTCCAGGACCTTTTAAGCTCTTTTGGCAATGCATGCGCTCTAAACCTGG GGAGGAACCAACAGAACCATACATGTATTTGCAGCTGGATCCACCAAAGAGAGGTGACGCTTGA
- the LOC18599463 gene encoding protein TPR2 isoform X2, which yields MSSLSRELVFLILQFLDEEKFKETVHKLEQESGFFFNMKHFEDQVQAGEWDEVERYLCGFTKVEDNRYSMKIFFEIRKQKYLEALDRQDRAKAVEILVKDLKVFASFNEELFKEITQLLTLDNFRQNEQLSKYGDTKSARNIMLVELKKLIEANPLFRDKLTFPAFKSSRLRTLINQSLNWQHQLCKNPRPNPDIKTLFTDHSCSPSTNGARPPPTNSPLVGPIPKAGAFPPIGAHGPFQPVVSPSSGAIAGWMSSGNPSLPHAAAVAAGPPGLVQPSSAAAFLKHPRTPSGMPGMDYQSADSEQLMKRIRTGQSDEVSFAGIAHTPNVDSQDDLPKTVVRALNQGTNVMSMDFHPQHQTILLVGTNVGDISLWEVGSRERLADKPFKVWDISTASMPLQTALVNDAGISVNRCVWSPSDGHMLGVAFSKHIVQIYLYNPTGELRQHLEIDAHVGGVNDIAFAQPNKQLCIVTCGDDKMIKVWDTVAGRRHYMFESHEAPVYSVCPHYKENIQFIFSTAIDGKIKAWLYDCLGSRVDYDAPGQWCTTMAYSTDGTRLFSCGTSKEGESHLVEWNESEGAIKRRYAGFRKRSLGVVQFDTTRNRFLAAGDEFQIKFWDMDNTTMLTAVDADGGLPASPRLRFNKEGSLLAVTTSDNGIKILANSDGSRLIRMLESRAVDKIRGPSEPVNSKPLIVNALGPMGNAAIAPALERPDRGPPVVSITSLSTMDSSRLVDVKPRISDDADKIKGWRIPDIMDPSHLKALRLPDAITAGKVVRLLYTNSGLALLALASNAVHKLWKWQRSDRNPSGKATANVAPQLWQPPSGTLMTNDINDTKPAEESATCIALSKNDSYVMSASGGKVSLFNMMTFKVMTTFMSPPPAATYLAFHPQDNNIIAIGMEDSTIQIYNVRVDEVKTKLKGHQNRITGLAFSQTLNSLVSSGADAQLCVWSIDGWEKKKSRFIQAPSGRQSPLSGETKVQFHNDQIHLLVVHESQIAIYDSKLECLCSWSPKDSLSAPISSAIYSCDGSLIYAGFCDGAVGVFDSDNLRLRCRIAPSAYIPSFSVSNSAYAVVIAAHPSEPNQIALGMSDGAVHVVEPSDVELKWGTAPSQDNGPLPSSSSNPSLSGQPTELPSR from the exons ATGTCTTCCTTAAGTAGGGAGCTGGTGTTTTTGATCTTACAGTTCCTGGATGAGGAAAAGTTCAAGGAAACTGTTCATAA GTTAGAGCAAGAGTCTggctttttcttcaatatGAAACATTTTGAGGATCAAGTCCAGGCTGGTGAATGGGATGAAGTTGAGCGTTATCTATGTGGGTTCACTAAGGTTGAGGATAACCGCTACTCGATGAagattttctttgaaattagGAAGCAGAAGTATTTGGAAGCCCTTGACAG GCAGGATCGAGCAAAGGCTGTTGAAATTCTTGTCAAGGATCTGAAGGTTTTTGCATCTTTTAATGAAGAACTTTTCAAGGAGATTACCCAGTTGCTCACTCTTGATAACTTTAG GCAAAATGAGCAGCTTTCAAAATATGGAGACACGAAATCTGCTCGAAATATCATGCTTGTAGAACTTAAGAAGCTCATTGAAGCAAATCCTTTATTTCGTGATAAGCTTACATTCCCTGCCTTTAAAAGTTCACGGCTAAGGACCTTAATAAACCAGAG TCTAAATTGGCAGCATCAGCTTTGCAAGAATCCTCGTCCAAACCCTGACATTAAAACTCTCTTTACGGATCATTCTTGTTCTCCCAGTACTAATGGGGCTCGTCCTCCTCCTACTAATAGTCCCCTTGTGGGCCCAATTCCCAAGGCTGGGGCATTCCCTCCTATTGGCGCCCATGGT CCATTTCAGCCTGTTGTTTCCCCATCTTCTGGTGCCATTGCGGGGTGGATGTCAAGTGGTAATCCTTCTTTACCTCATGCAGCAGCTGTGGCAGCTGGGCCTCCTGGTCTTGTCCAGCCTTCTAGTGCAG CTGCATTCCTGAAGCACCCAAGGACGCCATCAGGTATGCCGGGGATGGATTATCAGTCGGCTGATTCAGAGCAGTTGATGAAGCGTATTCGCACTGGCCAATCTGATGAG GTATCCTTTGCTGGTATAGCACATACTCCCAATGTCGACTCACAAGATGACCTTCCAAAAACTGTCGTGCGGGCCCTTAATCAAGGAACTAATGTCATGAGCATGGACTTTCATCCTCAACATCAAACTATTCTCCTAG TTGGCACGAATGTCGGTGACATCAGCCTTTGGGAAGTAGGATCTCGGGAAAGATTGGCTGATAAACCTTTCAAGGTTTGGGATATCTCGACTGCTTCTATGCCATTGCAG ACAGCACTAGTGAATGATGCAGGGATATCAGTAAATCGATGTGTTTGGTCGCCCTCTGACGGACATATGCTTG GTGTTGCATTTTCAAAGCATATAGTCCAGATATATCTATACAATCCAACTGGAGAATTAAGGCAGCATTTGGAG ATTGATGCCCATGTTGGAGGTGTTAATGACATAGCGTTTGCTCAACCCAACAAGCAATTATGTATTGTTACATGTGGTGATGATAAGATGATTAAG GTATGGGACACAGTAGCTGGACGTAGGCATTATATGTTTGAAAGCCATGAAGCTCCTGTGTATTCTGTTTGCCCtcattataaagaaaatattcag TTTATCTTTTCCACTGCCATTGATGGGAAGATAAAAGCTTGGTTATATGATTGCTTGGGATCTAGAGTGGACTATGATGCTCCTGGACAATGGTGCACCACAATGGCATACAGTACTGATGGAACTAG GCTTTTTTCTTGTGGAACAAGTAAAGAAGGTGAATCCCATTTAGTTGAGTGGAATGAGAGTGAAGGAGCTATCAAAAGAAGATATGCTGGTTTTAGGAAGCGTTCTTTAGGAGTTGTCCAATTTGATACAACAAGGAACAGGTTCTTAGCAGCTGGTGATGAATTCCAGATTAAGTTTTGGGACATGGATAATACTACCATGTTGACGGCTGTTGATGCAGATGGTGGTTTGCCT GCTAGTCCCAGACTTAGATTCAACAAGGAAGGGTCATTATTGGCAGTTACAACTAGCGATAATGGTATCAAAATCTTGGCCAACAGTGATGGTTCACGCTTGATAAGGATGTTGGAGAGCAGGGCTGTCGATAAAATTCGAGGTCCTTCTGAACCTGTCAACTCTAAG CCGTTGATTGTCAATGCTCTAGGTCCCATGGGGAATGCTGCCATTGCTCCAGCCCTTGAACGCCCAGACAGAGGCCCCCCTGTTGTATCTATAACCAGTCTT AGTACGATGGATAGCAGCAGGCTTGTTGATGTTAAACCACGAATTTCAGATGATGCAGACAAGATTAAGGGCTGGAGAATACCTGACATTATGGATCCATCTCACCTGAAAGCCTTGCGATTACCTGATGCCATAACAGCAGGAAAG GTTGTGAGGCTGCTGTATACCAACTCTGGTCTTGCTCTTTTGGCCCTTGCTTCAAATGCTGTTCACAAGCTTTGGAAATGGCAACGTAGTGACAGGAATCCATCCGGCAAG GCTACTGCAAATGTTGCACCACAATTATGGCAGCCACCTAGTGGTACTCTTATGACAAATGATATAAATGACACTAAACCTGCTGAAGAGTCAGCTACATGCATTGCATTATCTAAAAATGATTCTTATGTTATGTCCGCATCGGGCGGGAAGGTGTCTTTGTTCAACATGATGACATTCAAG GTGATGACCACATTTATGTCCCCCCCTCCTGCAGCCACGTATTTGGCATTTCATCCCCaagataataatattattgcTATTGGCATGGAAGATTCCACTATTCAAATTTACAATGTCAGAGTTGATGAG GTGAAAACCAAACTCAAGGGCCACCAGAATCGGATAACAGGACTTGCCTTCTCCCAAACTTTGAATTCTCTGGTGTCTTCAGGGGCTGATGCACAG TTATGTGTTTGGAGCATCGATGGTtgggagaaaaagaaatcaaggTTCATACAGGCACCATCTGGTCGTCAATCTCCACTATCAGGAGAAACCAAAGTCCAGTTTCACAATGATCAAATTCATCTATTGGTTGTCCATGAAAGCCAAATAGCCATCTATGATAGCAAGCTTGAATGTTTGTGCTCT TGGTCTCCAAAGGATTCACTCAGTGCTCCCATTTCAAGTGCTATATATTCCTGTGATGGCTCACTGATTTATGCTGGTTTTTGTGATGGTGCTGTTGGAGTTTTTGATTCAGATAACTTGAGGCTCAGATGTCGAATAGCACCTTCTGCTTACATACCTTCTTTCTCTGTCAG CAACAGCGCGTATGCTGTGGTGATAGCTGCTCATCCATCTGAGCCTAACCAGATCGCGCTTGGCATGAGTGATGGAGCAGTACATGTAGTGGAACCCTCTGATGTAGAACTGAAATGGGGTACAGCACCCTCTCAAGATAATGGGCCCCTTCCTTCTAGTTCATCAAATCCTTCCTTAAGCGGTCAACCAACAGAGCTACCTTCTAGGTGA
- the LOC18599463 gene encoding protein TPR2 isoform X1: protein MSSLSRELVFLILQFLDEEKFKETVHKLEQESGFFFNMKHFEDQVQAGEWDEVERYLCGFTKVEDNRYSMKIFFEIRKQKYLEALDRQDRAKAVEILVKDLKVFASFNEELFKEITQLLTLDNFRQNEQLSKYGDTKSARNIMLVELKKLIEANPLFRDKLTFPAFKSSRLRTLINQSLNWQHQLCKNPRPNPDIKTLFTDHSCSPSTNGARPPPTNSPLVGPIPKAGAFPPIGAHGPFQPVVSPSSGAIAGWMSSGNPSLPHAAAVAAGPPGLVQPSSAAAFLKHPRTPSGMPGMDYQSADSEQLMKRIRTGQSDEVSFAGIAHTPNVDSQDDLPKTVVRALNQGTNVMSMDFHPQHQTILLVGTNVGDISLWEVGSRERLADKPFKVWDISTASMPLQTALVNDAGISVNRCVWSPSDGHMLGVAFSKHIVQIYLYNPTGELRQHLEIDAHVGGVNDIAFAQPNKQLCIVTCGDDKMIKVWDTVAGRRHYMFESHEAPVYSVCPHYKENIQFIFSTAIDGKIKAWLYDCLGSRVDYDAPGQWCTTMAYSTDGTRLFSCGTSKEGESHLVEWNESEGAIKRRYAGFRKRSLGVVQFDTTRNRFLAAGDEFQIKFWDMDNTTMLTAVDADGGLPASPRLRFNKEGSLLAVTTSDNGIKILANSDGSRLIRMLESRAVDKIRGPSEPVNSKPLIVNALGPMGNAAIAPALERPDRGPPVVSITSLSTMDSSRLVDVKPRISDDADKIKGWRIPDIMDPSHLKALRLPDAITAGKVVRLLYTNSGLALLALASNAVHKLWKWQRSDRNPSGKATANVAPQLWQPPSGTLMTNDINDTKPAEESATCIALSKNDSYVMSASGGKVSLFNMMTFKVMTTFMSPPPAATYLAFHPQDNNIIAIGMEDSTIQIYNVRVDEVKTKLKGHQNRITGLAFSQTLNSLVSSGADAQLCVWSIDGWEKKKSRFIQAPSGRQSPLSGETKVQFHNDQIHLLVVHESQIAIYDSKLECLCSWSPKDSLSAPISSAIYSCDGSLIYAGFCDGAVGVFDSDNLRLRCRIAPSAYIPSFSVSSNSAYAVVIAAHPSEPNQIALGMSDGAVHVVEPSDVELKWGTAPSQDNGPLPSSSSNPSLSGQPTELPSR from the exons ATGTCTTCCTTAAGTAGGGAGCTGGTGTTTTTGATCTTACAGTTCCTGGATGAGGAAAAGTTCAAGGAAACTGTTCATAA GTTAGAGCAAGAGTCTggctttttcttcaatatGAAACATTTTGAGGATCAAGTCCAGGCTGGTGAATGGGATGAAGTTGAGCGTTATCTATGTGGGTTCACTAAGGTTGAGGATAACCGCTACTCGATGAagattttctttgaaattagGAAGCAGAAGTATTTGGAAGCCCTTGACAG GCAGGATCGAGCAAAGGCTGTTGAAATTCTTGTCAAGGATCTGAAGGTTTTTGCATCTTTTAATGAAGAACTTTTCAAGGAGATTACCCAGTTGCTCACTCTTGATAACTTTAG GCAAAATGAGCAGCTTTCAAAATATGGAGACACGAAATCTGCTCGAAATATCATGCTTGTAGAACTTAAGAAGCTCATTGAAGCAAATCCTTTATTTCGTGATAAGCTTACATTCCCTGCCTTTAAAAGTTCACGGCTAAGGACCTTAATAAACCAGAG TCTAAATTGGCAGCATCAGCTTTGCAAGAATCCTCGTCCAAACCCTGACATTAAAACTCTCTTTACGGATCATTCTTGTTCTCCCAGTACTAATGGGGCTCGTCCTCCTCCTACTAATAGTCCCCTTGTGGGCCCAATTCCCAAGGCTGGGGCATTCCCTCCTATTGGCGCCCATGGT CCATTTCAGCCTGTTGTTTCCCCATCTTCTGGTGCCATTGCGGGGTGGATGTCAAGTGGTAATCCTTCTTTACCTCATGCAGCAGCTGTGGCAGCTGGGCCTCCTGGTCTTGTCCAGCCTTCTAGTGCAG CTGCATTCCTGAAGCACCCAAGGACGCCATCAGGTATGCCGGGGATGGATTATCAGTCGGCTGATTCAGAGCAGTTGATGAAGCGTATTCGCACTGGCCAATCTGATGAG GTATCCTTTGCTGGTATAGCACATACTCCCAATGTCGACTCACAAGATGACCTTCCAAAAACTGTCGTGCGGGCCCTTAATCAAGGAACTAATGTCATGAGCATGGACTTTCATCCTCAACATCAAACTATTCTCCTAG TTGGCACGAATGTCGGTGACATCAGCCTTTGGGAAGTAGGATCTCGGGAAAGATTGGCTGATAAACCTTTCAAGGTTTGGGATATCTCGACTGCTTCTATGCCATTGCAG ACAGCACTAGTGAATGATGCAGGGATATCAGTAAATCGATGTGTTTGGTCGCCCTCTGACGGACATATGCTTG GTGTTGCATTTTCAAAGCATATAGTCCAGATATATCTATACAATCCAACTGGAGAATTAAGGCAGCATTTGGAG ATTGATGCCCATGTTGGAGGTGTTAATGACATAGCGTTTGCTCAACCCAACAAGCAATTATGTATTGTTACATGTGGTGATGATAAGATGATTAAG GTATGGGACACAGTAGCTGGACGTAGGCATTATATGTTTGAAAGCCATGAAGCTCCTGTGTATTCTGTTTGCCCtcattataaagaaaatattcag TTTATCTTTTCCACTGCCATTGATGGGAAGATAAAAGCTTGGTTATATGATTGCTTGGGATCTAGAGTGGACTATGATGCTCCTGGACAATGGTGCACCACAATGGCATACAGTACTGATGGAACTAG GCTTTTTTCTTGTGGAACAAGTAAAGAAGGTGAATCCCATTTAGTTGAGTGGAATGAGAGTGAAGGAGCTATCAAAAGAAGATATGCTGGTTTTAGGAAGCGTTCTTTAGGAGTTGTCCAATTTGATACAACAAGGAACAGGTTCTTAGCAGCTGGTGATGAATTCCAGATTAAGTTTTGGGACATGGATAATACTACCATGTTGACGGCTGTTGATGCAGATGGTGGTTTGCCT GCTAGTCCCAGACTTAGATTCAACAAGGAAGGGTCATTATTGGCAGTTACAACTAGCGATAATGGTATCAAAATCTTGGCCAACAGTGATGGTTCACGCTTGATAAGGATGTTGGAGAGCAGGGCTGTCGATAAAATTCGAGGTCCTTCTGAACCTGTCAACTCTAAG CCGTTGATTGTCAATGCTCTAGGTCCCATGGGGAATGCTGCCATTGCTCCAGCCCTTGAACGCCCAGACAGAGGCCCCCCTGTTGTATCTATAACCAGTCTT AGTACGATGGATAGCAGCAGGCTTGTTGATGTTAAACCACGAATTTCAGATGATGCAGACAAGATTAAGGGCTGGAGAATACCTGACATTATGGATCCATCTCACCTGAAAGCCTTGCGATTACCTGATGCCATAACAGCAGGAAAG GTTGTGAGGCTGCTGTATACCAACTCTGGTCTTGCTCTTTTGGCCCTTGCTTCAAATGCTGTTCACAAGCTTTGGAAATGGCAACGTAGTGACAGGAATCCATCCGGCAAG GCTACTGCAAATGTTGCACCACAATTATGGCAGCCACCTAGTGGTACTCTTATGACAAATGATATAAATGACACTAAACCTGCTGAAGAGTCAGCTACATGCATTGCATTATCTAAAAATGATTCTTATGTTATGTCCGCATCGGGCGGGAAGGTGTCTTTGTTCAACATGATGACATTCAAG GTGATGACCACATTTATGTCCCCCCCTCCTGCAGCCACGTATTTGGCATTTCATCCCCaagataataatattattgcTATTGGCATGGAAGATTCCACTATTCAAATTTACAATGTCAGAGTTGATGAG GTGAAAACCAAACTCAAGGGCCACCAGAATCGGATAACAGGACTTGCCTTCTCCCAAACTTTGAATTCTCTGGTGTCTTCAGGGGCTGATGCACAG TTATGTGTTTGGAGCATCGATGGTtgggagaaaaagaaatcaaggTTCATACAGGCACCATCTGGTCGTCAATCTCCACTATCAGGAGAAACCAAAGTCCAGTTTCACAATGATCAAATTCATCTATTGGTTGTCCATGAAAGCCAAATAGCCATCTATGATAGCAAGCTTGAATGTTTGTGCTCT TGGTCTCCAAAGGATTCACTCAGTGCTCCCATTTCAAGTGCTATATATTCCTGTGATGGCTCACTGATTTATGCTGGTTTTTGTGATGGTGCTGTTGGAGTTTTTGATTCAGATAACTTGAGGCTCAGATGTCGAATAGCACCTTCTGCTTACATACCTTCTTTCTCTGTCAG CAGCAACAGCGCGTATGCTGTGGTGATAGCTGCTCATCCATCTGAGCCTAACCAGATCGCGCTTGGCATGAGTGATGGAGCAGTACATGTAGTGGAACCCTCTGATGTAGAACTGAAATGGGGTACAGCACCCTCTCAAGATAATGGGCCCCTTCCTTCTAGTTCATCAAATCCTTCCTTAAGCGGTCAACCAACAGAGCTACCTTCTAGGTGA